The genomic segment CTTGCGTCAGACTGAACTCAGTCCCGCTGGTGCTCACTGACAAAATCCCTGGCCTGCTTCACCGCGGCCAGGGATTTTTGTTTCATCTCTTTCAACTCTTCATCCGCCAGATAAAACATCATATCAATCGTATGCCGATAGTAGCGGGCGGGCAACCGGTTCAAAGCCACACACATCACGTCTGTCAGGTAATCCGCCGTGTCCGTTTCCTGCCGAGTGGCATCAATGGCGTCCAGCACCAGCCGTTCGTAGAAGTTGTCGATCGCGTCTCTCAGTGACATAACCACACCTATGCCTGCTTGCTGATGATCTACTCTTCAACATAGAAGGCGAACCGCCTGCTGTCATTGTGACTGAGCAATTTAGCCAATGGGATTGGCAGCGCCTGTCATTACCCAGCGCAGCGAGTAACCGCTATGGTTACTGCTCTGAATCTAACGTGCCCGGAAAACAATCAACAGAGGAACAACCATGACAACCGAGGCGTACATCTTCGATGCCGTCCGCACGCCACGCGGCCGCGGAAAGAAAGACGGATCTTTGCACAGCGTCAAACCCATCTCCCTGCTGACCACCGTGCTCAAGGCCCTGCAGGAGCGTAACCAGCTCGATACCGCCCAGGTAGACGACATCGTGATGGGTTGTGTCACCGCCGTGGGCGATCAGGGCGCGGATATCGCCAAAACTGCCGCACTCGCAGCCGACTGGGACGAAAAAGTGGCCGGCGTCACCTTGAACCGTTTCTGCGCCTCCGGCCTGGAAGCCGTTAACCTGGCTGCCATGAAAGTGCGTTCCGGCTGGGAAGACATGGTGGTTGCCGGTGGTGTCGAGGCGATGTCTCGCGTTCCGATGGGCTCCGATGGCGGCGCCTGGGCAACCGACCCGGAAACCAACCTGCACACCGGTTTCATGCCTCAGGGCATCGGTGCCGATCTGATCGCCACTCTGGAAGGCTTCAGTCGCGAAGATGTCGATGGCTTTGCTGTGAAATCCCAGCAAAAAGCGGCCAGCGCCTGGGATAAGGGCTACTTTGCGAAATCCATTGTGCCGGTCACCGACCAGAACGGCGTGGTCATCCTGGACCGGGACGAGCATGTACGCGGTAACACCACCGTAGAATCCCTTGCCGGCCTCAAGCCCTCGTTCCAGATGATGGGCGAAATGGGCTTTGATGGCGTCGCCCGAGAGAAGTATCACTACGTAGAGAAGATCAATCACGTGCACCACGCCGGCAATTCCTCCGGCATTGTCGACGGCGCCACCGCCATGCTGATCGGCAGCGAAGCCAAAGGCAAAGAACTGGGCCTGAAGCCCCGCGCCCGCATTGTCGCCACTGCGGTTACCAGCACCGACCCCACCATCATGCTCACCGGCCCGGCCCCTGCTGCCCGTAAGGCGCTGGAGAAAGCCGGCATGACCGTGGACCAGATCGACCTGTTTGAAGTGAACGAAGCCTTCGCCTCGGTGGTGATGCGTTTCCAGAAAGAACTGTCCGTTCCGGACGAGAAAGTGAACGTCAATGGCGGCGCCATCGCCATGGGCCACCCGTTGGGTGCTACCGGCGCCATCATCCTCGGCACCCTGCTGGATGAACTGGAACGCCGTGAACTGCGCTACGGCCTGGCCACCCTGTGTGTGGGCGGCGGCATGGGCATTGCCACCATCATCGAGCGCGTCTGAACGCCACTTTCACCCAATAAAGGAACCGACCATGAGTGCCATCCAATACGAACTGGGTTCAGACCAGATTCTGACCCTGACCATCGACATGCCAGGCCAGTCCGCCAATACCATGAACGGCGAGTTTCGCACCGCACTGACCGAAACCGTCAATAAGGTCAAAGGTGACCTGGACAACATCAAAGGTATCATTCTCGCCTCCGCCAAGAAGACCTTCTTCGCCGGCGGCGACCTGAACGAACTGTACAAAGTCACCCGCGAGCAGGCCAAAGAATTCGAAGACATGGTCAACGGCCTGAAAGCCGACATGCGGGCGCTGGAAACCTGTGGCAAACCTGTGGTGGCTGCCATCAACGGCACCGCTCTGGGTGGTGGCCTGGAACTCGCCCTGGCCTGCCATCACCGCGTCGCCATTGATGACGACCGCACCCAACTGGGCCTGCCGGAAGTCACCCTTGGCTTGCTGCCTGGCGGTGGCGGTACCCAGCGCCTGCCCCGGATGATCGGCCTGGAAGCCGCTTTCCCGTTCCTGATGGAAGGCAAGAAGGTGAATCCGAAATCGGCCCTGAAAGCGGGCATCGTGGATGAATTGGCCAATTCACCGGAAGACATGATTGCCAAGGCCCGGGCCTTCATCGAGGCTAATCCCAAGTGCCAGCAGCCCTGGGATCAGAAGGGCTTCAAATTCCCCGGTGGCGCCCCGCACCACCCTGCCATGGCGCAGAAACTTGCTATCGCGCCCGCCATGCTCAAGCAGAAGACCAAAGGCTGCTACCCAGCGCCGGAGCGAATTCTGGCCGCCGCCGTGGAAGGCGCCCAGGTAGACTTTGACAATGGCAGCCTGATTGAAACCCGCTACTTCGCCGAACTGGCCACCGGCCAGGTTGCCAAAAATATGACCGGCACCTTCTGGTTCCAGCTCAACGCCATCAAGGCTGGCGGCAGCCGCCCGGACGGTGTCGCCCCGGAAACATTCAAAAAAGTGGGTGTACTGGGTGCCGGCATGATGGGCGCAGGCATAGCCTACTCCACTGCCAGCCGCGGCATTGAGGTGGTTCTGAAAGACGTCGCCACCGAAAACGCCGAGAAAGGCAAAAGCTACTCCGAGAACCTGCTGGCCAAGAAAGTCAGCCGCGGCCGCATGACCGAAGCCCAGAAAGACGAAGTTTTGGCTCGTATCAAGGCCACGGCTTCCGCTGACGATCTGGAAGGCTGCGACCTGATCATCGAAGCCGTGTTCGAGGACAGCGACCTGAAAGCCAGGGTTACCCAGGAAGCCGAGCCAAAAATGGTGACCAACGGCATCTTTGCCTCCAACACCTCCACCATCCCCATTACCCAACTGTCCCAGGCCTCCTCCAGGCCGGAGAACTTCATCGGCCTGCACTTCTTCTCACCGGTGGACAAAATGCAGCTGGTGGAAATCATTGTCGGCGAGAAAACCTCTGATGACACCCTGGCCCGGGCGTTCGACTATGTGCAGCAGATCGGCAAGATCCCCATTGTGGTGAACGACAGCCGTGGCTTCTTCACGTCCCGGGTGTTCGGTACGTTCGTGAACGAGGGCATCAGTATGTTGGCTGAGGGTATTCACCCCTCCAGCATCGAGAATGCAGGGCTTTTGGCTGGCATGCCCGTGGGGCCGTTGGCCATCTCCGACGAAGTCAGCATGACCCTGATGCAGAACATCCGCGCGCAAAGCAAGAAAGACACCGAAGCCGCCGGTGGCACCTGGCAGCCGCATCCGGCCGAAGCCGTCATCGATGCCATGGTGGATACCCACGGCCGCAAGGGCAAAGCCGCAGGCGCCGGTTTCTACGAATACCCTGAGAAAGGTAAGAAGTACCTGTGGCCGGAACTGGAGAACCTGTTTGTGGACCAGGCCAAGGCCCGAAAGGTGCAGCTGCAGGATCTAAAAGACCGCATACTGTTCATGCAGGCGATCGAGACCATCCGCTGTCTCGAGGAAGGCGTGTTGAGAACCGTGGAAGATGCCAACATTGGCAGTATCTTTGGCATCGGCTACGCCCCCTGGACCGGTGGTGCCATCCAGTTTGTCAACCAGTACGGGGTTCGTGCTTTTGCCGAGCGGGCACAGCAGCTGGCTGACCACTATGGGGAGCGATTCACACCACCTGCACTGCTTCTGCAAAAGGCAGAAAACAACGAGTCCTTCGCCTGACCCTACCGGCCGGAGGGATTTCTCCTCCGGCCATTTTACAC from the Marinobacter sp. LQ44 genome contains:
- a CDS encoding late competence development ComFB family protein, coding for MSLRDAIDNFYERLVLDAIDATRQETDTADYLTDVMCVALNRLPARYYRHTIDMMFYLADEELKEMKQKSLAAVKQARDFVSEHQRD
- a CDS encoding acetyl-CoA C-acetyltransferase — protein: MTTEAYIFDAVRTPRGRGKKDGSLHSVKPISLLTTVLKALQERNQLDTAQVDDIVMGCVTAVGDQGADIAKTAALAADWDEKVAGVTLNRFCASGLEAVNLAAMKVRSGWEDMVVAGGVEAMSRVPMGSDGGAWATDPETNLHTGFMPQGIGADLIATLEGFSREDVDGFAVKSQQKAASAWDKGYFAKSIVPVTDQNGVVILDRDEHVRGNTTVESLAGLKPSFQMMGEMGFDGVAREKYHYVEKINHVHHAGNSSGIVDGATAMLIGSEAKGKELGLKPRARIVATAVTSTDPTIMLTGPAPAARKALEKAGMTVDQIDLFEVNEAFASVVMRFQKELSVPDEKVNVNGGAIAMGHPLGATGAIILGTLLDELERRELRYGLATLCVGGGMGIATIIERV
- a CDS encoding 3-hydroxyacyl-CoA dehydrogenase NAD-binding domain-containing protein, whose translation is MSAIQYELGSDQILTLTIDMPGQSANTMNGEFRTALTETVNKVKGDLDNIKGIILASAKKTFFAGGDLNELYKVTREQAKEFEDMVNGLKADMRALETCGKPVVAAINGTALGGGLELALACHHRVAIDDDRTQLGLPEVTLGLLPGGGGTQRLPRMIGLEAAFPFLMEGKKVNPKSALKAGIVDELANSPEDMIAKARAFIEANPKCQQPWDQKGFKFPGGAPHHPAMAQKLAIAPAMLKQKTKGCYPAPERILAAAVEGAQVDFDNGSLIETRYFAELATGQVAKNMTGTFWFQLNAIKAGGSRPDGVAPETFKKVGVLGAGMMGAGIAYSTASRGIEVVLKDVATENAEKGKSYSENLLAKKVSRGRMTEAQKDEVLARIKATASADDLEGCDLIIEAVFEDSDLKARVTQEAEPKMVTNGIFASNTSTIPITQLSQASSRPENFIGLHFFSPVDKMQLVEIIVGEKTSDDTLARAFDYVQQIGKIPIVVNDSRGFFTSRVFGTFVNEGISMLAEGIHPSSIENAGLLAGMPVGPLAISDEVSMTLMQNIRAQSKKDTEAAGGTWQPHPAEAVIDAMVDTHGRKGKAAGAGFYEYPEKGKKYLWPELENLFVDQAKARKVQLQDLKDRILFMQAIETIRCLEEGVLRTVEDANIGSIFGIGYAPWTGGAIQFVNQYGVRAFAERAQQLADHYGERFTPPALLLQKAENNESFA